CAATGCCGACTCACCGAGCACACCCGGTCAGACCAACCTGTGTTTTGAGACCACCGACCTGCCCGGGCTCGCCGAGCGACTCGGCACGAACTACATCGATGAGACGTTCGGGGCGTCGCTGCTGATCACCGATCCATTGGGCGACACCGTGCAGATCAACTCGCGACACACCGACACCTACGGGTACGAATCGCTGCAGCCGCGCCCGGACCTGCAGACCTCAGTCGTCGCTGTGCGGTTCACTGACCCCGCCGGCTCGTACGTGCCGTTCCTGCAGGCACTCGGGCTGCGTCGTTCGGTCAGTACGTCGAATGCGGACTACGCAGAGTTCTCCGCAGGCACCGGCATAGTCGGCCTGCATACCGCGGGCCCGGACACCGGCGATCGAACGCACGCCACCAGCGCCCACGTGGCTGTCGTGCAGTTGGCACTGAGTACGACACGCGACCTGGACGCGATCGCGGAAACCCTGCGCAGCGGCGGCCACGGCGATGCCCACGTGGTGGCCGGAGGCTCCCAGCGCTCGGTCCATGTCACCGACCCCGACGGCCAGTCACTCGAGATTCACCCGGCGTGACCCTCGGCCGGCCTCGCCAAAGCGGCTCGGGTCGCATCTTGTGACGATGGGTGAGCAATAGCCGCACCCTCGTCAAAAGATGCACCCCGCGCCATCGTCCGCACAGTGCGTCCACCCCCTGCTGTTGTCGGGCCGGTTATCCACCGCACCCGGGAGCACACTGGCAGCCGATGCCGGGGTTGCTGGACTGTGGCCGATGTGACCCTCTTGACCATGCAACAGTCCACCTTCCCGGCCGGCATCAGCTCTGCGCTGATCGCCCGCGCCGCCGCGCAGGGGTATGCGTTCACCCGATCCGACGCACAGGAACTCGGGTGTCCCGACAGTCAGCTCCGCGCCTGGTGCCGGACCGGGCAGCTGCGCACGCCGGGTTATGGCGCCTATTACCTGCCACCGGCCATCAACAATGGCTCCTCGGACAGCCCAACGGACATCTCTGCCGACCTTTTCTCCGCCGACCGTGAGGACGCCGTGCGCCGGATTCGATCGATCGTCCTGACGATGAATGATTCTGTGGTCGTTACCCATGAGTCGGCTCTGCTGCTCCATGGGCTGCCGGTCTGGTCCACCAGGGCAGTTCTGGACACCCACCTGAGCAACGGTGGCATCCGGACGCGGACGCGCCGCAGCGGCGTGCGGATGCACCGTTCTG
This portion of the Dermatophilaceae bacterium Sec6.4 genome encodes:
- a CDS encoding VOC family protein; its protein translation is MSLTVAAIRYTDDLPAMRDFLELLGLSPAVVSSGWIDLHAGAGRVWLHATSNADSPSTPGQTNLCFETTDLPGLAERLGTNYIDETFGASLLITDPLGDTVQINSRHTDTYGYESLQPRPDLQTSVVAVRFTDPAGSYVPFLQALGLRRSVSTSNADYAEFSAGTGIVGLHTAGPDTGDRTHATSAHVAVVQLALSTTRDLDAIAETLRSGGHGDAHVVAGGSQRSVHVTDPDGQSLEIHPA